The following proteins are encoded in a genomic region of Oncorhynchus kisutch isolate 150728-3 linkage group LG6, Okis_V2, whole genome shotgun sequence:
- the LOC109878686 gene encoding myosin regulatory light chain 2, skeletal muscle isoform type 2 yields the protein MAPKKAKRRGAAAEGGSSNVFSMFEQSQIQEYKEAFTIIDQNRDGIISKDDLRDVLASMGQLNVKNEELEAMVKEASGPINFTVFLTMFGEKLKGADPEDVIVSAFKVLDPDATGFIKKDFLQELLTTQCDRFSAEEMKNLWAAFPPDVAGNVDYKQICYVITHGEEKEE from the exons ATG GCACCCAAGAAGGCCAAGAGGAGGGGAGCAGCAGCAGAGGGCGGTTCCTCCAACGTGTTCTCCATGTTTGAGCAGAGCCAGATCCAGGAGTACAAGGAG GCTTTCACAATCATTGACCAGAACAGAGACGGTATCATCAGCAAGGATGACTTGAGGGACGTGCTGGCCTCAATGG GCCAGTTGAATGTGAAGAATGAGGAGCTGGAAGCTATGGTCAAGGAGGCCAGCGGCCCCATCAACTTCACCGTCTTCCTCACCATGTTCGGAGAGAAGCTCAAGG GGGCTGATCCCGAGGATGTCATCGTTAGTGCTTTCAAGGTCCTGGACCCCGATGCTACCGGTTTCATCAAGAAGGACTT ccttcaGGAGCTCCTGACCACTCAGTGCGACAGGTTCTCTGCAGAGGAG ATGAAGAACCTGTGGGCTGCCTTCCCCCCAGATGTGGCCGGCAACGTAGACTACAAGCAAATCTGCTACGTCATCACACacggagaggagaaggaggagtaa